In Bacteroidales bacterium, the following are encoded in one genomic region:
- a CDS encoding DUF935 family protein — protein MAVKKAESKNLVIQQVIFSQPKRDNLDIAKWRNAIKSAESINLPRRHDLYDIYNDVLIDAHLSAVIQKRKTAVLTGNIQFVKNGTADENVTMQIDSPWFRSFIADLIDTILWGHSVFQFYRLGNWIAYDLIPRKHINPVHGTLLRTQTDTTGLPYRDGAYQNLLEVGNPRDLGLLCKAAPHIIYKRNGMGDFAQFAEIFGQPMREGIYDGYDEVARQKLREDLENMGSSGIFIHPENTQINLIDAPDKSGNSDLYTDLIDLCNAEVSKLILGNTLTTDQGDKGTQALGTVHQDVEDKIAHSDRRFVLDTLNYELTDILSSLGINTTNGEFVFEEKTQVDLSQRVIIDMQLASRVPIDDDYWYETYDVPKPKNYKKLKAEQDEQRKALTAASAASKDGRTSVSKDDKNETENLFKRFFNFFA, from the coding sequence AATGGCGCAACGCAATCAAAAGCGCAGAGAGCATCAACCTGCCACGCCGGCACGACCTCTACGACATCTACAACGATGTGCTGATAGATGCACACCTCTCGGCGGTGATACAAAAACGCAAAACAGCAGTACTTACCGGCAACATACAATTTGTTAAAAACGGCACGGCGGACGAAAATGTAACGATGCAAATCGACAGTCCCTGGTTTCGCTCCTTCATTGCCGATCTGATCGACACCATACTCTGGGGACACAGCGTGTTTCAGTTTTACCGACTGGGTAATTGGATCGCCTACGACCTGATTCCGCGCAAGCATATCAACCCTGTGCATGGCACCCTGCTACGCACGCAAACCGATACCACCGGCCTGCCATACCGCGATGGAGCTTACCAAAACCTATTGGAGGTAGGCAATCCCCGCGACCTGGGTTTGCTCTGCAAGGCGGCCCCGCACATCATCTACAAGCGCAACGGCATGGGCGACTTTGCACAGTTTGCCGAAATATTTGGACAGCCCATGCGCGAAGGTATATACGATGGCTACGATGAAGTGGCACGCCAAAAACTGCGCGAAGACCTCGAAAACATGGGATCGAGTGGTATTTTTATTCATCCGGAAAATACACAGATCAATCTTATCGACGCCCCGGATAAATCCGGAAACAGCGATTTATACACCGACCTGATAGACCTGTGCAATGCCGAGGTGAGCAAACTCATCCTTGGCAACACCCTCACCACCGACCAGGGCGACAAGGGTACCCAGGCACTGGGAACCGTGCACCAGGATGTGGAAGATAAGATTGCCCACAGCGACCGCCGATTTGTGCTCGACACGCTCAACTATGAACTGACCGACATCTTATCCAGCCTGGGCATCAATACCACAAATGGCGAGTTTGTCTTTGAAGAAAAAACACAGGTTGACCTCTCGCAGCGCGTAATCATCGACATGCAACTGGCCAGCCGTGTACCAATTGATGACGACTACTGGTATGAAACTTATGACGTACCCAAGCCAAAAAATTACAAAAAGCTAAAAGCCGAACAGGATGAGCAGCGCAAAGCACTCACGGCGGCAAGTGCGGCAAGTAAAGACGGACGGACGTCCGTCTCTAAAGATGACAAGAACGAAACCGAAAATCTTTTCAAACGCTTTTTCAATTTTTTCGCATAA